In Natrinema amylolyticum, the following are encoded in one genomic region:
- a CDS encoding bifunctional N(6)-L-threonylcarbamoyladenine synthase/serine/threonine protein kinase has translation MTDTCRILGIEGTAWAASAAVFDAERNDVFIESDAYQPESGGIHPREAAEHMHEAVPRVVERALEHARETHDGPATESPVDVDERSSSGQQAAPVDAVAFSRGPGLGPCLRIVGTAARALSQALDVPLVGVNHMVAHLEIGRHTSGFDSPVCLNASGANAHLLAYRNGRYRVLGETMDTGVGNAIDKFTRHVGWSHPGGPKVEAAAEDGDYVALPYVVKGMDFSFSGIMSAAKQAYDDDVPVEDVCYSLQENIFGMLTEVSERALSLTGSDELVLGGGVGQNDRLREMLGEMCAQRGAEFHAPEPRFLRDNAGMIAVLGAKMYEAGDTLALEDSRVDPDFRPDQVPVTWRTDEPELAAGRGETTEGDRQVRGAEALVDIEPDAGRVTKRREVKTYRHPELDDRLRRERTTLEARLTSLARREGVPTPVLSDVDPREARLELEYVGERDLRAELTTAGVRDVGRHLARLHRAGFVHGDPTTRNIRVGRAGGDAPSNEQAADGHEHGSDRTFLIDFGLGYHTDHVEDYAMDLHVFDQSLVGTADDPEPLREAVREGYREVGEERVLERLRDVEGRGRYQSNGE, from the coding sequence GTGACTGACACCTGCCGCATCCTCGGGATCGAAGGCACTGCCTGGGCCGCCAGCGCAGCGGTCTTCGACGCCGAGCGCAACGACGTGTTTATCGAGAGCGACGCCTACCAACCCGAGAGCGGCGGCATTCATCCCCGCGAAGCCGCCGAACACATGCACGAGGCCGTTCCGCGCGTCGTCGAACGGGCCCTCGAGCACGCCCGCGAGACCCACGACGGCCCAGCGACGGAGTCGCCGGTCGACGTCGACGAGCGAAGCTCGTCGGGCCAACAGGCTGCGCCTGTTGATGCCGTCGCCTTCTCCCGCGGCCCGGGACTCGGTCCCTGCCTCCGCATCGTCGGCACGGCCGCTCGAGCACTGAGTCAGGCCCTCGACGTGCCGCTGGTCGGCGTGAACCACATGGTGGCTCACCTCGAGATCGGTCGCCACACCTCCGGCTTCGACTCGCCGGTGTGTCTCAACGCCAGCGGGGCGAACGCGCATCTGCTGGCCTACCGCAACGGGCGCTATCGCGTGCTCGGCGAGACGATGGACACCGGCGTCGGCAACGCGATCGACAAGTTCACCCGCCACGTCGGCTGGTCTCACCCCGGTGGGCCGAAGGTCGAGGCGGCGGCCGAAGACGGCGACTACGTCGCCCTCCCCTACGTCGTCAAGGGGATGGACTTCTCCTTCTCGGGGATCATGAGCGCCGCCAAACAGGCCTACGACGATGACGTCCCGGTCGAGGACGTCTGCTACTCCCTGCAGGAGAATATTTTCGGCATGCTGACCGAAGTCTCCGAGCGCGCGCTCTCGCTGACGGGCAGCGACGAACTCGTGCTCGGCGGCGGCGTCGGCCAGAACGACCGCCTGCGCGAGATGTTAGGAGAGATGTGCGCCCAGCGCGGGGCCGAGTTCCACGCCCCCGAGCCCCGTTTCCTGCGGGACAACGCCGGCATGATCGCAGTACTGGGGGCCAAGATGTACGAGGCCGGCGATACCCTCGCGCTCGAGGACTCCCGCGTCGACCCCGACTTCCGGCCCGATCAGGTACCGGTCACGTGGCGCACGGACGAGCCCGAACTCGCGGCCGGCCGCGGTGAGACGACGGAGGGCGACCGGCAGGTCCGCGGGGCCGAAGCGCTCGTCGACATAGAGCCCGACGCCGGCCGCGTGACGAAACGTCGCGAGGTCAAGACCTACCGCCACCCCGAACTCGACGACCGGCTCCGCCGCGAGCGGACGACGCTCGAGGCCCGACTCACCAGTCTGGCCCGTCGCGAAGGGGTGCCGACGCCCGTGCTCTCGGACGTCGATCCGCGCGAGGCGCGCCTCGAACTCGAGTACGTCGGCGAGCGGGACCTACGAGCGGAGCTGACGACCGCGGGCGTCCGCGACGTCGGTCGGCATCTCGCGCGGCTCCACCGAGCCGGGTTCGTCCACGGCGATCCGACGACGCGGAATATCCGGGTAGGGCGCGCGGGAGGTGACGCCCCATCGAACGAGCAAGCGGCCGACGGCCACGAGCACGGGTCTGATCGGACGTTCCTCATCGACTTCGGGCTCGGCTACCACACCGACCACGTCGAGGACTACGCGATGGACCTCCACGTCTTCGACCAGAGCCTCGTCGGGACCGCCGACGACCCCGAGCCGCTCCGCGAGGCGGTCCGGGAGGGGTATCGCGAGGTCGGCGAGGAGCGCGTGCTCGAGCGCCTGCGAGACGTCGAGGGGCGCGGGCGATATCAATCGAACGGCGAGTAG
- a CDS encoding DUF5808 domain-containing protein: MAEKPTSGEILGVPYNFERPSISRMLSSYWQPGEGMLVEKPFGVGYTLNLANWRSWIVVAVAGALLWQQEQGASEGGEDTADEPVEVIVDDQDD, from the coding sequence ATGGCAGAGAAGCCGACTTCCGGTGAGATTCTTGGGGTCCCGTACAACTTCGAACGACCGAGCATCAGTCGCATGCTCTCGTCGTACTGGCAGCCCGGCGAAGGGATGCTCGTCGAGAAACCCTTCGGCGTCGGCTACACTCTGAACCTCGCCAACTGGCGCTCGTGGATCGTCGTCGCCGTCGCCGGCGCGCTCCTCTGGCAACAGGAGCAGGGCGCGTCCGAGGGCGGCGAGGACACCGCGGACGAACCCGTCGAGGTCATCGTCGACGACCAGGACGACTGA
- a CDS encoding pectinesterase family protein, whose amino-acid sequence MRDEAYDFAVARDGSGDFESVQAAIDAVPDFRDAETTILVERGTYEEKLVVPTSKTNVTLVGADPEETVLTYDDYNGKENRFGEEMGTTESSSCFLFGDDFTARDLTFQNTAGAVGQAVAVRVDGDRAVFENCRFLGHQDTLYTHGEDSRQYYRDCYIEGRVDFIFGWSTAVFEDCEIFCTGDEGYVTAASTTEDTDYGYLFRDCEITGDAPADSFYLGRPWRPYAQTVFAHCYLGDHVRPEGWHNWRDPDKEETAFYAEYENESPGFAPDERVDWAHQLTDEEAAAYTLETVFDGWDPLERLAEAAR is encoded by the coding sequence ATGCGAGACGAAGCGTACGACTTCGCGGTCGCTCGCGATGGAAGCGGTGATTTCGAGTCCGTCCAGGCCGCGATCGACGCGGTCCCCGACTTCCGGGACGCGGAGACGACGATCCTCGTCGAACGCGGGACCTACGAGGAGAAATTGGTGGTGCCGACGTCCAAGACGAACGTGACCCTCGTCGGTGCGGACCCCGAAGAGACGGTCCTCACCTACGACGACTACAACGGTAAGGAGAACCGCTTCGGCGAGGAGATGGGGACCACCGAGTCCTCGAGTTGCTTCCTCTTCGGCGACGACTTCACGGCGCGGGACCTCACGTTTCAGAACACGGCGGGCGCCGTGGGACAGGCCGTGGCCGTCCGGGTCGACGGCGACCGCGCCGTCTTCGAGAACTGCCGATTTCTGGGCCACCAGGACACCCTCTACACCCACGGCGAGGACAGCCGCCAGTACTACCGCGACTGCTATATCGAGGGGCGAGTCGACTTCATCTTCGGCTGGTCGACGGCCGTCTTCGAGGACTGCGAGATCTTCTGCACCGGCGACGAAGGCTACGTGACGGCCGCTTCGACGACCGAGGACACAGACTACGGCTACCTCTTCCGGGACTGCGAGATCACGGGCGACGCGCCCGCAGACTCCTTTTACCTGGGCCGGCCGTGGCGGCCGTACGCGCAGACGGTGTTTGCTCACTGCTATCTGGGCGACCACGTACGGCCCGAGGGGTGGCACAACTGGCGGGACCCCGACAAGGAGGAGACCGCCTTCTACGCCGAGTACGAGAACGAGAGCCCCGGCTTCGCGCCCGACGAGCGCGTCGACTGGGCCCACCAGTTGACCGACGAGGAGGCCGCCGCGTACACCCTCGAGACCGTCTTCGACGGCTGGGACCCGCTCGAGCGGCTCGCGGAGGCCGCGCGCTGA
- a CDS encoding NADH-quinone oxidoreductase subunit D, translating into MAPGSTLESRGTGTRDSAGEIDLESLLGDAVLGRDDHENAPAVVIRPDEVRDVLATLRDEAGFDHCSCVTAQQYPDRFETIYHLKSYADPMREVSVVVPTPVDDPVSESAAPVYRTAEWHEREAYDLVGIEYEDHPDPRRILLPETWQGHPLSRSYDQEQPQVVTLSEHANPIAGDEHDAASETMFLNIGPHHPSTHGVLHVKAVLDGETVVDVDPDIGYIHRCEEQMCQQSTYRYQIMPYPDRWDWVSSGLLNEWAYARAAEDLADIEVPEYAQVIRTMGAELSRLASHFIAVGTYALDIVGEFCAAFQYAIRDRELVLDVLEELTGQRMMFNYFRLGGVAWDLPEPRGEFIAGVRDVLDSFPAKIDEYHELLVTNEIFQRRCVDTGVLASDAAKRYGCTGPVARGSGIDYDLRRDDPYGYYSNLEWDVVIEPDGDNYSRLLVRLREIEESAKIVDQCLDLLEDWPEDERAIQRNVPRTLKPDADAEIYRAVEGAKGELGIYIRADGTDAPARFKIRSPCFSNLSALPEIARGEYVADLIASIGSLDCIMGEVDR; encoded by the coding sequence ATGGCACCAGGTTCGACGCTCGAGTCCCGGGGGACCGGGACGAGGGATTCGGCGGGGGAGATCGACCTCGAGAGTCTGCTCGGCGACGCGGTCCTCGGTCGGGACGACCACGAGAACGCGCCCGCGGTCGTGATCCGGCCGGACGAGGTTCGGGACGTCCTCGCGACGCTGCGAGACGAGGCGGGGTTCGACCACTGTTCCTGCGTGACGGCCCAACAGTACCCGGACCGGTTCGAGACGATCTACCACCTGAAGTCCTACGCCGATCCGATGCGCGAGGTGAGCGTCGTCGTCCCGACGCCGGTCGACGATCCGGTCAGCGAGTCGGCCGCGCCGGTCTACCGGACCGCGGAGTGGCACGAGCGCGAGGCCTACGACCTCGTCGGGATCGAGTACGAGGACCATCCCGACCCGCGGCGGATCCTCCTCCCTGAAACGTGGCAGGGACATCCCCTCTCGAGATCCTATGATCAGGAGCAACCGCAGGTCGTCACCCTCTCGGAGCACGCCAACCCCATCGCGGGCGACGAGCACGACGCCGCGTCGGAGACGATGTTTCTCAACATCGGCCCGCACCATCCGTCGACGCACGGCGTGCTCCACGTGAAGGCGGTGCTGGACGGCGAAACGGTCGTCGACGTCGACCCCGACATCGGCTACATCCACCGCTGTGAGGAACAGATGTGCCAGCAGAGCACCTATCGCTACCAGATCATGCCCTATCCGGACCGCTGGGACTGGGTGTCCTCGGGACTCCTGAACGAGTGGGCCTACGCCCGCGCCGCGGAGGACTTGGCCGACATCGAGGTCCCCGAGTACGCGCAGGTGATCCGAACGATGGGAGCCGAACTCTCGCGGCTGGCCTCCCACTTCATCGCCGTCGGCACTTACGCGCTGGACATCGTCGGCGAGTTCTGCGCCGCCTTCCAGTACGCCATCCGCGACCGCGAACTCGTCCTGGACGTGCTCGAGGAGCTGACCGGCCAGCGGATGATGTTCAACTACTTCCGGCTGGGCGGGGTCGCCTGGGATCTGCCCGAACCCCGCGGGGAGTTCATCGCGGGCGTCCGGGACGTGCTCGATAGCTTCCCCGCCAAGATCGACGAGTATCACGAGCTGCTGGTCACCAACGAGATCTTCCAGCGCCGCTGCGTCGATACCGGGGTCTTAGCGTCCGACGCGGCGAAGCGATACGGCTGTACCGGCCCCGTCGCCCGCGGCTCCGGCATCGACTACGACCTCCGGCGAGACGATCCCTACGGCTACTACTCGAACCTCGAGTGGGACGTCGTCATCGAACCCGACGGCGACAACTACTCTCGGCTGCTCGTTCGACTGCGGGAGATCGAGGAGTCCGCGAAGATCGTCGATCAGTGTCTGGACCTGCTCGAGGACTGGCCCGAGGACGAGCGAGCGATCCAGCGCAACGTCCCCAGAACGCTCAAACCCGACGCCGACGCAGAGATCTATCGGGCCGTCGAGGGGGCGAAGGGCGAACTCGGGATCTACATTCGTGCGGACGGTACCGACGCGCCGGCGCGGTTCAAGATCCGCAGCCCGTGCTTCTCGAACCTCTCCGCGCTGCCCGAGATCGCTCGCGGTGAGTACGTCGCCGACCTGATCGCGTCGATCGGGAGCCTCGACTGTATCATGGGCGAAGTCGACCGCTGA
- a CDS encoding helix-turn-helix domain-containing protein codes for MKTVRLTLRYDAETIHPMHRFVAESDAFDAYRMVHGNFAGDDDNAFIFHVVGDPDVYEAALADTGRVSEYELTRTGDRTFTVYVRDVPEGVDERLLELFTERSLVVLPPLEYRSDWTVRFSVVGESADLRRALEGIPDGIETTVDRVGEYDGGDAAVGALTARQRETLRVARDLGYFDVPRSASVEDVAAELDCAPGTAAEHLRKAEATVMDALEL; via the coding sequence GTGAAGACGGTTCGGCTCACGCTGCGGTACGACGCCGAGACGATCCATCCGATGCACCGGTTCGTCGCCGAGAGCGACGCCTTCGACGCCTATCGGATGGTCCACGGCAACTTCGCCGGGGACGACGACAACGCCTTCATCTTCCACGTCGTCGGCGATCCGGACGTCTACGAGGCCGCGCTCGCGGACACCGGCCGGGTGAGCGAGTACGAACTCACGCGGACCGGCGATCGGACGTTCACCGTCTACGTGCGCGACGTGCCCGAGGGCGTCGACGAGCGCCTCCTCGAGCTCTTCACGGAGCGGAGTCTGGTCGTGCTGCCGCCGCTGGAGTACCGGTCGGACTGGACGGTTCGATTTTCCGTCGTCGGCGAGTCCGCCGACCTCCGGCGGGCGCTCGAGGGGATACCCGACGGCATCGAGACGACCGTCGACCGCGTCGGCGAGTACGACGGGGGCGACGCCGCGGTCGGCGCGCTGACGGCGCGCCAGCGGGAGACCCTGCGAGTGGCTCGCGACCTCGGATACTTCGACGTCCCACGATCGGCGAGCGTCGAGGACGTCGCCGCCGAACTCGACTGTGCGCCCGGGACGGCCGCCGAACACCTCCGGAAGGCGGAGGCGACCGTGATGGACGCCCTCGAGCTGTAG
- a CDS encoding XTP/dITP diphosphatase: protein MAIRFVTGNEGKVREARDYLSGIEPVEQIEYDYTEVQSDSLEEIAAHGAREAFEELGSDDPVLVDDAGLFVDALGGFPGPYSAYVEDTVGVERLWRLASEEENRRAKFRTVLAYADETGTETFAGSVAGTLVAPRGEGGFGYDPIFEYNGQTMAEMSTEEKNAISHRGRALATFAEWYAGRDE, encoded by the coding sequence ATGGCCATTCGATTCGTCACCGGCAACGAGGGGAAGGTCCGCGAGGCGCGGGACTACCTCTCCGGGATCGAGCCCGTCGAGCAGATCGAGTACGATTACACCGAGGTCCAGAGCGACTCGCTCGAGGAGATCGCGGCCCACGGTGCTCGGGAGGCGTTCGAGGAACTCGGAAGCGACGATCCGGTGCTCGTCGACGACGCGGGGCTGTTCGTCGACGCGCTGGGCGGGTTTCCGGGCCCGTACTCGGCGTACGTCGAGGACACCGTCGGCGTCGAGCGACTCTGGCGGCTCGCGAGCGAGGAGGAGAACCGGCGCGCGAAGTTCCGGACCGTCCTCGCGTACGCGGACGAGACCGGCACCGAGACGTTCGCGGGCTCGGTCGCGGGCACCCTCGTCGCGCCCCGCGGCGAGGGCGGGTTCGGCTACGACCCGATCTTCGAGTACAACGGGCAGACGATGGCCGAGATGAGTACCGAGGAGAAGAACGCGATTTCGCATCGCGGCCGCGCGCTGGCGACGTTCGCGGAGTGGTACGCCGGCCGCGACGAGTAG
- a CDS encoding guanosine monophosphate reductase has product MNDLRIGLSYGDVLLVPKRSPVDSRDDVALSTRLTPTVELDAPLVSAAMDTVTEAELAVELSRAGGIGVIHRFLTPAEQADQVERVTDADEQVAAAVGINEDYIGRSAALIEAGVDALVVDVAHGHLERTLEAVEELRAEFPDIDLVAGNVATPAGVEDLAAAGADCVKVGIGPGSHCTTRKVAGAGVPQLTAIDDCAAAAEDLDVTICADGGIRTSGDAVKALMAGADTVMLGSLLAGTAEAPGAVVEVDGARYKRSRGMATTTAAENRDDKESDVRADEGVEALTPYKGPVGDVVDEFCAGIQSGLSYCGGETIPDAREKAEFIRVAPSAKEREGYHADQDWEGVSVESEAKTVTEAQLAADDDAVETTAEGDD; this is encoded by the coding sequence ATGAACGATCTACGAATCGGATTGAGCTACGGTGACGTGCTCCTCGTTCCGAAGCGCTCGCCGGTCGACAGCCGCGACGACGTCGCCCTCTCGACGCGGCTCACGCCGACCGTCGAACTGGACGCACCGCTGGTCTCCGCCGCGATGGACACCGTCACGGAGGCCGAACTGGCGGTCGAACTCTCGCGCGCCGGCGGGATCGGCGTCATCCACCGCTTTCTCACGCCGGCCGAACAGGCCGACCAGGTCGAGCGGGTCACCGACGCCGACGAGCAGGTGGCCGCCGCGGTGGGTATCAACGAAGACTACATTGGCCGCAGCGCCGCCCTGATCGAGGCCGGCGTCGACGCCCTCGTCGTCGACGTGGCCCACGGGCACCTCGAGCGGACGCTCGAGGCCGTCGAGGAGCTCCGAGCGGAGTTCCCCGATATCGACCTCGTCGCCGGCAACGTCGCGACGCCCGCCGGCGTCGAGGACCTCGCGGCCGCCGGCGCGGACTGCGTGAAGGTCGGCATCGGGCCCGGCTCTCACTGTACCACCCGGAAGGTGGCGGGCGCGGGCGTCCCGCAGTTGACCGCCATTGACGACTGCGCAGCGGCGGCCGAGGACCTCGACGTGACGATCTGCGCCGACGGCGGGATTCGAACGTCCGGCGACGCGGTCAAGGCCCTGATGGCGGGAGCCGACACCGTGATGCTGGGGAGCCTGTTGGCCGGCACCGCGGAAGCGCCCGGTGCGGTCGTCGAGGTCGACGGCGCGCGGTACAAACGCTCGCGGGGGATGGCGACCACGACGGCCGCCGAGAACCGCGACGACAAGGAGAGCGACGTTCGCGCCGACGAGGGCGTCGAGGCCCTGACCCCGTACAAGGGGCCGGTCGGCGATGTCGTCGACGAGTTCTGTGCCGGCATCCAGTCGGGACTCTCCTACTGCGGCGGGGAGACGATCCCGGACGCCCGCGAGAAGGCCGAGTTCATCCGCGTCGCCCCGAGCGCGAAGGAGCGCGAGGGCTACCACGCGGATCAGGACTGGGAGGGCGTCAGCGTCGAGAGCGAAGCGAAGACGGTCACCGAAGCGCAGCTCGCGGCGGACGACGACGCGGTCGAAACCACTGCGGAAGGAGACGACTAA
- a CDS encoding DUF7384 family protein, producing MPERDEPNPARVVADADVLAADLLVGGDAREALDHVRRHSWVDLVASDPLLEQTERLVTALADADLAADHRERLDAERVAVDQPEGDHPGLASAYRGEAAHLLSYDDRLRSAAAGLTLQPRVSVSVRPPDAFARLFDPASLYEVVEGGEYPGPDRDPRA from the coding sequence ATGCCTGAACGCGACGAACCGAACCCCGCCCGCGTCGTCGCCGATGCCGACGTGCTCGCGGCGGATCTGCTCGTCGGCGGCGACGCGCGCGAGGCGTTGGATCACGTCCGCCGCCACTCCTGGGTCGACCTCGTCGCCAGCGACCCGCTGCTCGAGCAGACGGAACGCCTCGTGACGGCGCTGGCCGACGCCGATCTCGCCGCGGACCACCGCGAACGGCTCGACGCCGAGCGCGTCGCGGTCGACCAGCCTGAGGGTGACCATCCGGGACTGGCGTCGGCCTATCGGGGCGAGGCGGCCCACCTGCTGTCGTACGACGACCGGCTCCGGTCGGCGGCGGCCGGCCTGACCCTGCAGCCCCGCGTCTCCGTCAGCGTCCGTCCGCCGGACGCGTTCGCCCGCCTGTTCGACCCCGCGAGCCTGTACGAGGTCGTCGAGGGCGGCGAGTATCCGGGCCCGGATCGGGACCCGCGAGCCTGA
- a CDS encoding putative sulfate/molybdate transporter, which translates to MAYSLRSRTDSDIEFSASELTGALGDSVTVLPLLVALGATTSVSLPHVLVGFGVFQIVWGVYYGLPLSVEPMKALIGLAVVGALSYAELAAAGLLAGGVLLAVGRLGLVGRLQRVVGEPVVRGVQLAVALLLLEAAVDLSIRNLPMAAGGLVAVGLLALAGYRQASVLVVLGIGGVAAVATAGVPTASVPELAVFPAGTPSLTTAAVEGTVAQLGMTVGNAAIATALLCGDLYDRDISADALSTSMGVTCLAAIPLGGVPMCHGSGGLAGKYAFGARTGGANVLLGIGYLALALVAAGAVLAAFPMAILGVLLVVVALELARAAFAPVDDRRSLALVAAVGVVGLAGNVGVAFVLGTVAFWLLSRRS; encoded by the coding sequence ATGGCGTACTCGCTCCGATCCCGGACCGATTCCGACATCGAGTTCTCCGCGAGCGAACTCACGGGTGCGCTAGGTGATTCGGTTACTGTACTGCCGCTGCTCGTGGCGTTAGGGGCGACGACGAGCGTCTCGTTGCCCCACGTCCTGGTCGGCTTCGGCGTCTTCCAGATCGTCTGGGGAGTGTACTACGGGCTGCCGCTCTCGGTCGAACCGATGAAGGCGCTGATCGGGCTTGCGGTCGTCGGCGCGCTGTCCTACGCCGAACTCGCCGCCGCCGGGTTACTCGCCGGCGGGGTCCTCCTCGCCGTCGGGCGACTGGGGCTCGTCGGTCGGCTCCAGCGGGTCGTCGGCGAGCCAGTCGTCCGCGGCGTGCAACTCGCCGTGGCCTTGCTCTTGCTCGAGGCGGCCGTCGACCTCTCGATCAGGAACCTGCCGATGGCGGCGGGCGGGCTCGTCGCGGTCGGCCTGCTGGCGCTCGCGGGCTACCGGCAGGCGAGCGTGCTGGTGGTGCTCGGAATCGGCGGCGTCGCGGCCGTCGCGACGGCGGGGGTGCCGACGGCGTCGGTGCCCGAACTCGCGGTCTTTCCCGCCGGGACGCCCTCGCTGACGACGGCCGCCGTCGAGGGGACCGTCGCCCAGCTCGGGATGACGGTCGGCAACGCCGCGATCGCGACCGCCCTGCTTTGTGGCGACCTCTACGACCGAGATATCTCGGCGGACGCGCTCTCGACGAGCATGGGCGTCACCTGCCTCGCGGCGATCCCGCTGGGCGGCGTGCCGATGTGCCACGGCAGCGGCGGCCTCGCCGGGAAGTACGCCTTCGGCGCGCGAACCGGCGGCGCGAACGTGCTACTGGGGATCGGCTACCTCGCGCTCGCGCTGGTTGCCGCCGGAGCCGTGCTCGCCGCCTTCCCGATGGCGATTCTGGGCGTCCTGCTCGTCGTCGTCGCGCTCGAGTTGGCTCGCGCGGCGTTCGCGCCCGTCGACGATCGCCGATCGCTCGCCCTCGTCGCCGCCGTCGGGGTCGTCGGCCTCGCCGGCAACGTCGGCGTCGCGTTCGTCCTCGGCACCGTCGCCTTCTGGCTGCTCTCCCGGCGGTCGTGA
- a CDS encoding methyl-accepting chemotaxis protein produces the protein MTEPTETAATEAGASSLPTAIQSERPVGFGVAAAVAGLLVVGVAAVALGELTVAVLGVGVAGVVTTGGAAAAIAAVSDVRAAPRQRDELREGIADVTERTARLEDEEYDVSFSTERDDEFGRLEAALASIRNQLAAGEHADRSLDELESTVAAHAETTRAVAAGDLTRRFDRGGSRDAIDELAGNSNAMLDEIEDAFGTLKSFSGEVVTYSRELTTSMETVRAEGERTSDALTEVVSDNREQNEQLRSVATEMESFSTTIEEIAATASEVADTADRTARVGRKGSEAATDAIEGMGVIDAETERTLEEIEGLEAEAERIDELVESISDIAEQTNLLALNANIEATRSDGSDGDGFGAVADEIQNLSEEVYDSVQTVEERLEGLKQRAMSAGDEVRASRGRIEGSVADVEDAANALERIADLAGRTNDGVQEISAATEEQASATEEVVVLVESAAETSDRTAATSARAARRASAQADALSHVARSATVLTEQAGELNARLERYVTESGYDLPEARTADDVDPEAVSTATSTPETIGDGRGESEIR, from the coding sequence ATGACTGAGCCCACCGAGACCGCTGCGACAGAGGCCGGCGCGTCGTCGCTCCCGACGGCGATTCAGTCCGAGCGGCCGGTCGGATTCGGCGTCGCGGCAGCGGTGGCGGGACTGCTCGTCGTCGGCGTCGCCGCGGTCGCGCTCGGCGAACTGACCGTCGCCGTCCTCGGCGTCGGCGTCGCCGGCGTCGTCACCACCGGTGGAGCGGCGGCTGCGATCGCCGCGGTCTCGGACGTTCGGGCCGCACCGCGCCAGCGCGACGAACTGCGCGAGGGGATCGCCGACGTGACCGAGCGGACGGCCCGCCTCGAGGACGAGGAGTACGACGTCTCCTTTTCGACTGAGCGGGACGACGAGTTCGGGCGGCTCGAGGCCGCGCTCGCGTCGATTCGGAACCAGCTCGCGGCGGGCGAGCACGCAGACCGCTCGCTGGACGAACTCGAGAGCACAGTCGCGGCGCACGCCGAGACGACGCGGGCGGTCGCGGCGGGCGATCTCACGCGGCGGTTCGACCGGGGCGGGTCTCGCGACGCGATCGACGAACTCGCCGGCAACTCCAACGCGATGCTCGACGAGATCGAGGACGCCTTCGGGACGCTGAAGTCGTTCTCCGGCGAGGTGGTCACCTACAGCCGCGAACTCACGACGAGCATGGAGACGGTGCGGGCCGAAGGCGAGCGCACGAGCGACGCGCTCACCGAGGTCGTCTCGGACAACAGGGAGCAAAACGAGCAGTTGCGGTCCGTCGCGACCGAGATGGAGTCGTTCTCGACGACGATCGAGGAGATCGCCGCCACGGCCTCGGAGGTCGCCGACACGGCGGACAGGACCGCCAGGGTCGGTCGGAAGGGGAGCGAGGCCGCGACCGATGCGATCGAGGGCATGGGCGTGATCGACGCGGAGACCGAGCGCACGCTCGAGGAAATCGAAGGGCTCGAGGCCGAGGCCGAGCGGATCGACGAGCTCGTCGAATCGATCAGCGACATCGCCGAGCAGACGAACCTGCTGGCGCTCAACGCCAACATCGAGGCCACCCGCTCCGACGGGAGCGACGGCGACGGGTTCGGCGCGGTCGCCGACGAGATCCAGAACCTCTCCGAAGAGGTCTACGATTCGGTCCAGACCGTCGAGGAGCGACTCGAGGGGCTCAAACAGCGGGCGATGTCCGCAGGTGACGAGGTCCGCGCCAGCCGCGGCCGAATCGAGGGGAGCGTCGCCGACGTCGAAGACGCCGCGAACGCGCTCGAGCGGATCGCCGATCTCGCCGGACGGACGAACGACGGCGTCCAGGAGATCTCCGCGGCGACCGAAGAGCAGGCTTCGGCGACCGAGGAGGTCGTCGTGCTGGTCGAGTCCGCCGCGGAGACGAGCGATCGGACGGCCGCGACCTCCGCGAGAGCGGCCCGGCGAGCGTCTGCGCAGGCCGACGCCCTCTCCCACGTCGCCCGCAGCGCGACCGTCCTCACCGAGCAGGCCGGCGAGTTGAACGCCCGGCTCGAGCGCTACGTCACCGAGAGCGGCTACGACCTCCCCGAGGCGCGGACGGCCGACGACGTGGATCCGGAAGCGGTCTCGACCGCGACGTCGACGCCGGAAACGATCGGCGACGGACGCGGCGAGAGCGAGATTCGGTAG